CCTGCTCCTCGCCGCCCTGCGCTTCGGGGTCTTCGTCCCCTCGGAGGTAGGGGCGGCGGCGGTGGTCTACGCCCTCTTGGTGGGGCTCATCTACCGGGAGCTTTCCCTTGAGCGGGTGAACCGGGCCTTGGCCCACTCGGTGCGGGACGTGGGCATGGTGGCCCTCCTCATCGCCATGGCCGCGGTTTTGGGCTACGGGATGAAGTGGGAGATGTTCCCCCAGCAGGTCTCGGCCTTTCTCCTCGAGGCGGTGCAGAACCCCCAGGTGGCCCTCCTCCTCATCCTCTTGGCCCTCCTCGTTTTGGGCACCGTGCTGGACTCCACGGTGATGATCATCCTCCTCACCCCCATCCTGGTCCCCGCGGCCAAGGCCTTGGGGATTGACCTGGTCTACTTCGGCGTCCTCATGGTCATGACCTGCGCCGTGGGGCTCCTCACGCCCCCCGTGGGGCTTTCCATGTACTCGGTCTGCTCAGTGATGGGGTGCAGCATTGGGGAGTACGTGCGGGAGGGGTGGCCCTTGCTGGTCGCCACCCTTTTGGTCCTTCTCCTCGTGTACCTCTTCCCCGGGGTGGTGCTCTTCCTGCCCCGGTTGCTCTTTGGAGGTGGGGTGTGAAGCTCAAAGGGAAGAAAGCGCTGGTCATCGCGGCGGGCCAGGGGATCGGCCGGGCCATCGCCGAGGCCTTCCAGAGGGAAGGGGCCGAGGTCCTGGGGGCCACCCTCCATCCGGAGAAACTCCAGGGGGTGGTGCCCGCGGTGCGCCTGGACGCCCGGGACAAGGAAGCGGTCTTCCACCTGATCCAGGGCCTGGACCGGCTGGACGTCCTGGTGAACGCCCAGGGGGTGGTGCCGGTGGGAGGCCTTCTGGAGGCCACGGACCAGGACTGGGAGGAGGCCTTCCTCCTGAACGCCAAGAGCGTATTCTGGGCCATGCAGGCCGCCCTCCCCAAGATGGCCGCCCAGGGCGGGGGAAGCGTCATCAACATCGCCTCGGTGGCGGCCTTCAAGATGGTGCCCGGCCGCTTCATCTATAGCGCCACCAAGGCCGCCTTGGTGGCCATGACCAAGGCCGCGGCCCTGGAGTTTGCCCCAAAGGGCGTGCGGGTGAACGCCATCTGCCCCGGGACCGTAGACACCCCCTCCCTGCGGGAGAGGGCCGGAGGGGAGGAGGGCCTTAGGGCCTTTGCCGAGAGGCAACTCCTCAAGCGCCTGGGCCGTCCCGAGGAGATCGCCGCCTTGGCGGTCTACCTGGCCTCGGACGAGGGGGCCTTCGCCACGGGAAGCGCCTTCGTGGTGGACGGGGGGATGAGCCTGTGAGGTGGCGGGCGGACTTCCTCTCGGCCTGGGCGGAGGCCCTCTTGCGAAAGGCGGGAGCGGACGAACCCTCCGCCAAGGCGGTGGCCTGGGCCCTGGTGGAGGCGGACCTCAGGGGGGTGGGAAGCCACGGGCTTTTGCGCCTTCCCGTTTACGTGCGCCGCCTCGAGGCGGGCCTGGTGAACCCCAGCCCCACCCTGCCCCTGGAGGAACGGGGCCCCGTGGCCCTCCTGGACGGGGAGCACGGCTTCGGACCCCGCGTGGCCCTAAAGGCCGTGGAGGCGGCCCAAAGCCTCGCAAGGAGGCACGGCCTCGGGGCCGTGGGGGTGCGGCGGAGCACCCACTTCGGCATGGCGGGCCTCTACGCGGAGAAGCTCGCCCGGGAGGGCTTCGTGGCCTGGGTCACCACCAACGCCGAGCCCGACGTGGTGCCCTTCGGGGGGCGGGAGAAGGCCTTGGGCACCAACCCTCTGGCCTTCGCCGCCCCGGCCCCTCAGGGGATCCTCGTGGCCGACCTGGCCACCTCGGAAAGCGCCATGGGCAAGGTCTTCCTAGCCCGGGAGAAGGGGGAGCGGATCCCCCCAAGCTGGGGGGTGGACCGGGAGGGGAGCCCCACGGACGACCCCCACCGGGTCTACGCCCTGAGGCCCCTCGGGGGGCCCAAGGGGTACGCCCTGGCCCTTTTGGTGGAGGTGCTCTCGGGGGTGCTCACGGGGGCGGGGGTGGCCCACGGCATCGGCCGCATGTACGACGAGTGGGACCGCCCCCAGGACGTGGGCCACTTCCTCCTGGCCCTGGACCCGGGGCGCTTCGTGGGCAAAGAGGCCTTCCTGGAGCGGATGGGGGCCCTTTGGCAAGCCCTAAAGGCCACTCCCCCGGCGCCGGGGCACGAGGAGGTCTTCCTCCCCGGGGAGTTGGAGGCCAGGAGGCGGGAGCGGGCCCTGGCGGAGGGGATGGCCCTTCCGGAGCGGGTGGTGGCGGAGCTTAAGGCCTTGGGGGAGCGCTACGGCGTGCCTTGGAGGGACGATGCTTGAGGTGGTGACGGCGGGGGAGCCCCTGGTGGCCCTGGTGCCCCAGGAGCCCGGACACCTTCGGGGAAAGCGCCTTCTGGAGGTGTACGTGGGCGGGGCCGAGGTGAACGTGGCCGTGGCCCTGGCCCGGCTTGGGGTCAAGGTGGGCTTCGTGGGCCGGGTGGGAGAGGACGAGCTTGGGGCCATGGTGGAGGAAAGGCTCCGGGCCGAGGGGGTGGACCTCACCCACTTCCGCAGGGCGCCGGGGTTCACGGGGCTTTACCTGCGGGAGTACTTGCCTTTGGGACAGGGGAGGGTCTTCTACTACCGAAAGGGTTCGGCGGGAAGTGCCCTTGCCCCCGGGGCCTTTGACCCCGACTACCTGGAGGGGGTCCGCTTCCTTCACCTAAGCGGCATCACCCCGGCCCTTTCTCCCGAGGCCCGGGCCTTCAGCCTGTGGGCCATGGAGGAGGCGAAGCGGCGGGGGGTCCGGGTGAGCCTGGACGTGAACTACCGCCAGACCCTCTGGTCCCCCGAGGAGGCCCGGGGCTTCCTGGAGAGGGCCCTTCCCGGGGTGGACCTCCTCTTCTTGAGCGAGGAGGAGGCGGAGCTCCTCTTCGGCCGGGTGGAGGAGGCGTTGCGGGCGCTTTCCGCCCCCGAGGTGGTCCTGAAGCGGGGGGCCAAGGGGGCCTGGGCCTTCGTGGACGGGAGGCGGGTGGAGGGGAGCGCCTTCGCCGTGGAGGCGGTGGACCCCGTGGGCGCGGGGGACGCCTTCGCCGCCGGTTACCTGGCGGGGGCGGTGTGGGGGCTACCGGTGGAGGAAAGGCTTCGCCTCGCCAACCTCCTCGGGGCCTCGGTGGCGGCGTCCCGGGGAGACCACGAGGGGGCGCCTTACCGGGAGGACCTCGAGGTCCTCCTGAAGGCAACCCAGACCTTCATGCGTTAGGGGGAGAGGATGGAACGGAAAGCCCTGGTTACAGGAGGAAGCCGCGGCATCGGCCGGGCCATCGCCGAGGCCTTGGTGGCCCGGGGCTACCGGGTGGCCATCGCCAGCAGGAACCCGGAGGAGGCGGCCCAGAGCCTCGGGGCCGTGCCGCTTCCCACCGACCTGGAGAAGGACGACCCCAAAGGGCTCGTCAAGCGGGCCCTCGAGGCCCTAGGCGGCCTCCACGTCCTGGTCCACGCCGCGGCGGTGAACGTGCGCAAGCCCGCCCTGGAGCTCTCCTACGAGGAGTGGCGCCGGGTGCTCTACCTGCACCTGGACGTGGCCTTTCTCCTGGCCCAGGCGGCGGCCCCCCACATGGCGGAGGCGGGCTGGGGACGGGTGCTCTTCATCGGCTCGGTGACCACCTTCACCGCCGGGGGGCCCGTGCCCATCCCCGCCTACACCACGGCCAAGACCGCCCTCCTGGGCCTCACCCGGGCCCTGGCCAAGGAGTGGGCCCGCCTGGGGATCCGGGTGAACCTCCTCTGCCCGGGCTACGTGGAGACGGAGTTCACCCTCCCCTTGCGGCAGAACCCCGAGCTCTACGAGCCCATC
The sequence above is drawn from the Thermus thermophilus HB8 genome and encodes:
- a CDS encoding SDR family oxidoreductase; translated protein: MKLKGKKALVIAAGQGIGRAIAEAFQREGAEVLGATLHPEKLQGVVPAVRLDARDKEAVFHLIQGLDRLDVLVNAQGVVPVGGLLEATDQDWEEAFLLNAKSVFWAMQAALPKMAAQGGGSVINIASVAAFKMVPGRFIYSATKAALVAMTKAAALEFAPKGVRVNAICPGTVDTPSLRERAGGEEGLRAFAERQLLKRLGRPEEIAALAVYLASDEGAFATGSAFVVDGGMSL
- a CDS encoding Ldh family oxidoreductase, with the translated sequence MRWRADFLSAWAEALLRKAGADEPSAKAVAWALVEADLRGVGSHGLLRLPVYVRRLEAGLVNPSPTLPLEERGPVALLDGEHGFGPRVALKAVEAAQSLARRHGLGAVGVRRSTHFGMAGLYAEKLAREGFVAWVTTNAEPDVVPFGGREKALGTNPLAFAAPAPQGILVADLATSESAMGKVFLAREKGERIPPSWGVDREGSPTDDPHRVYALRPLGGPKGYALALLVEVLSGVLTGAGVAHGIGRMYDEWDRPQDVGHFLLALDPGRFVGKEAFLERMGALWQALKATPPAPGHEEVFLPGELEARRRERALAEGMALPERVVAELKALGERYGVPWRDDA
- the kdgK gene encoding 2-dehydro-3-deoxygluconokinase, with the protein product MLEVVTAGEPLVALVPQEPGHLRGKRLLEVYVGGAEVNVAVALARLGVKVGFVGRVGEDELGAMVEERLRAEGVDLTHFRRAPGFTGLYLREYLPLGQGRVFYYRKGSAGSALAPGAFDPDYLEGVRFLHLSGITPALSPEARAFSLWAMEEAKRRGVRVSLDVNYRQTLWSPEEARGFLERALPGVDLLFLSEEEAELLFGRVEEALRALSAPEVVLKRGAKGAWAFVDGRRVEGSAFAVEAVDPVGAGDAFAAGYLAGAVWGLPVEERLRLANLLGASVAASRGDHEGAPYREDLEVLLKATQTFMR
- a CDS encoding SDR family NAD(P)-dependent oxidoreductase, with the protein product MERKALVTGGSRGIGRAIAEALVARGYRVAIASRNPEEAAQSLGAVPLPTDLEKDDPKGLVKRALEALGGLHVLVHAAAVNVRKPALELSYEEWRRVLYLHLDVAFLLAQAAAPHMAEAGWGRVLFIGSVTTFTAGGPVPIPAYTTAKTALLGLTRALAKEWARLGIRVNLLCPGYVETEFTLPLRQNPELYEPITARIPMGRWARPEEIARVAAVLCGDEAEYLTGQAVAVDGGFLAY